Sequence from the Brevundimonas sp. SGAir0440 genome:
AGACGGCTGATTGCACCGTCAGCAAAGAGCCGTTCACGCGCATCACGACGACATCCTGTCCTTCGATCGGCGCCTCGCCCACGATCTCGGCCGGCCATTCGGCGCCGGAGATGAAGACTCGGCCGCGGCCGGATACGAACGTCTCGACCACCCGCGCCCGCTGGCCGACCAGACGGCTGTCGCGGTCATTGATGTCGGGACCGTCGGGATTGGCTTTAGAGATCAGACGTCGGGACAGCATGGTGGCGATGACCGTCAGAATAGCGAAGACGGCGACCTCGCCCGGCAGCCCCAACCGCACGCCCGCCGCCGTCATGACCGCGACGACTCCGGCCGAAACAGCGGGCCACAACAGCCATTCGGTCGAGAACATCGCCTCGACCGCCAGCAGCAGAACCCCGATCGCCAACCAGATCCAGAACGGCTGGGCGGCATAGAGATCGGCAAGCGACATCATCGGTCAGCCTCCTTGGATCAGGCCGAGGGTGGAACGGAGCCCCCGGCGGGGCGGCGGGGCGGCGCGGGCCGCACGGGCGGCGTCGCGGCCGAGTTTTGATCCTTGGCCAGGCTGACCATCTCGCCGATGCCGGCGATGGTGCCGACCAAGGCGCCCATTTCGGCGGGCACGATGACGGTGCGTTGCTGCGGGCTGCGCGCCAGTTCGGCGAAGGCTTCGACGTATTTCTGAGCGACGAAATAGTTGATGGCGTTGACGTCCCCGCGGGCGATGGCTTCCGACACCATGGCCGTGGCGCGGGCCTCGGCCTCAGCCTCGCGCTCGCGCGCCTCGGCGTCGCGGAAGGCGGCTTCCTTGCGGCCCTCGGCCTGAAGGATAGCGGCCTGTTTGGCGCCCTCGGCGCGGGCGATGGCGGCGGACTTTTCGCCGTCGGCCTCGGTGATGACGGCGCGACGTTCACGCTCGGCCTTCATCTGGCGAGCCATGGCGTTGGTGATGTCGGTCGGCGGGGTCAGGTCCTTGATCTCGATCCGATTGACCTTGACGCCCCACGGCTCGGTCGCTGCATCGATGACGTGCAGCAGGCGCGTGTTGATGCTGTCACGCTGGCTCAGCACCTCGTCCAGTTCCATCGAACCAACTACGGTCCGCAGATTGGTCATGCACAGCTGCGAAATCGCATAGGGCAGATCGTCGACGCGATAGGCGGCGCGGGCGGAATCCATCACCTGGATGAAGACGATGCCGTCCACCTTTACCATGGCATTGTCCTTGGTGATGACCTCCTGGGTCGGCACGTCCAGCACCTGTTCCATCATGTTCATGCGGCGGCCGACGCGTTCCACGAACGGGGTCAGGAAGCCGATGCCCGGACTCAGCGTCTTCGTGTATTTTCCGAAGCGTTCGACTGTGAACTCACGGCCTTGCGGCACGATCTTGATCACGCTGATCAACAGTACGATGGCCAGCAGCAGCACGACGCCGGCGAAGATGGTGGTCACGTCCATTCAAATCCCTCCCTGACGCGGCAAGCCTACCCGCTGTGCGCGAGCGGCGCCAGACAAACCGAGAGGACGGCCGCCTTAAAGGTCGTGCTTGGTCCGCCAGGCTGCGAGACGCACGCTGACGTCACGCTCGATGTCGCCGTAGAACAGGTTGTAGGGCACGATCTTGCGTCGGTCCGCCCAACTGCCGCCTGCCGTCAGAAAATCGGCGTCCGGCGCGCTATGCCACAACAGGCCGCCACGGCATTCGGTGGATATCAACCGACCAGTCAGGGCTGGTCGGGCGCCCCATTCCAAGCCGGTCGCATTGGTCGCGCCGCTGTGCTGACGCGCCGCGGCGCGCGGCTGGCTCGCAGCGCCCGTTACGGGATTCACGCAGATGGGGTCAGTGGACAGGTTCACCAGATCGCCGCGATCGTCCCATTCCAGAGCGCGTCTCAGCTTGCGCCGCGCGCCTGGTTCGTCGCCGTCCTGCACCGACGCCCAGGCCACGACACATCCCGTTTGATCGGCGGCGTCGCATGGCGATATCGCCTGCCGGAACATCTCGCGCCCGACCAGGGTCTCGATCAGATAGACGGCAACAAGCCTGTCCTTCAGCGCCGGATTGGCGCGGAACTGGTCGCGAACCAGACGCGCCGTCAGCTCTCCGCCCTGTTCCACCCCCGCGATAACGATGGGGCCGGAGGGATGCTGCTGCAACCACAGTTCGAAGGCGGTCTTCACGTCCTCATAGGCGAAGGCGCGCGCTTCGCGCGCGTCGTCACGCAAGGTCAGGCGGGTGTACAGGCTGGCTTGACGATAAAGCGGCGCGGTGACCCTACCCTCCCGGGCGAACGGCGACGCATAGTTGGGCAGTACGACGCGCCGCATATAGGCATTGGCCCGCGCATCGTCGATCGGCCCATTCCACTCGGCTCCACCATCGAAAGTGGTCGGCATGACGAAGAAGACCGCCGCCTGGTTAGGCGCGCCCTGATCGATCAGCGCCCAGGAGGATGTCTTTCGATAATCGGGTGCGAGCGGCGGCTTGTAGGTCTGGAACGGCACCTGCGGGTCCAGCCCCGCCCTCAGAATGTCGCCGCTCCACACCACAACGGCCGCCGTCAGCACGAAGACGGCGGCGAAGCCTGCATATCCGACCCATTGCCTGAAGGTCAGCCGACGCATCAGCGGTACGGATCAGCCGTGGCGAGGAAGTCCTGCACGTAGCGCCGCACGCCCTCTTCCAACGGCGTGGATTGACCCTCGAAGCCTGCGGCGCGGATGCGATCCATGCGGGCTTCGGTGAAATATTGGTAGCGGTCGCGGATCGACAGGGGCGTATCGACATAGTCGATGGAGGGCGTCTTGCCAGCGGCCTCGAAGGTGGCGCGCGCAAGATCGGCGAACGACCGCGCTTGGCCCGATCCGGCGTTGAAGATGCCCGAGACCTGCGGCGACTGGAGCAAAAACTCGATGATATCGACCACATCGTCGACATAGACGAAGTCGCGCATCTGGCCGCCGTCCGCATAGTTCGGATTGTGCGATCGAAACAGGGTCACGGTCTCGTCCGCCGCAACCTTGGGCCAGATTTGAGCCACGACCGACTTCATTCCGCCCTTGTGACTCTCGTTCGGGCCATAGACGTTGAAGAATTTCAGCCCCGCCCACTGAGGCGGCGCTTGCCCCCGATCAGCCTGCCGGACCGCATATTGATCGAACAGCATTTTCGAATAGCCATAGGCGTTTAGCGGACGAAGCTGAGATAATGAATCCGCGTCGTCATCGTCGTTGAAGCCCGTCGCACCATCGCCATAGGTCGCAGCCGAAGACGCGTAGATCATTCGCGATCCGCGGATTGCGCACCAATCCCAAAGATCGCGCGACAGGGTGAAGTTGGTCCGCAAAATCAGGTCGGCGTCCGGCTCGGTCGTCGAAGAGATCGCGCCCATATGCACCACGGCCTCAATCCGCTCGGCGTGGCGCTCCAGTTGCTCGAACAGTTCTTCCGGCGACCAGAAGTCAGCGATCGCGTGCTTGGCCAGGTTCTTCCATTTGGCCAGATCGGCCGTCTCCAGACGATCGCAGACGACCACATCATAGCCGGTCTCCGCCGTCAGTCGGGCGACGATGTTCGAGCCGATGAAACCAGCGCCGCCGGTCACGACGATCATTCTCGGCGTCATCACTCTTGTCCTATCGCTGCCGCTACTTGAGGACCGGCCGTCATTTTCTTGATCGTTCGCGTGGTCGAATAGCCGTGCTTGAAATCGGCCAGCTTGACCTCGCCGCCCCAGCTTTCGACCAGATCGCCGCCCACGACGCCCTCTCGCGTATAATCCGAGCCCTTGATCAGAACATCAGGACGCAGCCTTTCGATCAGAGCGATCGGTGTCGGATCATCGAAACTGGTGACGCGGTCGACGCTGGCCAGCCCGCCGATGACGACAGCGCGACTGTCCAGATCATTCACCGGTCGCCCATCGCCCTTCAGTCGGTTGACCGAGGCGTCCGTATTCAGCGCCACGACCAGCCGATCGCACCAGCTGCGCGCCTGCGCCAGATAGGCGACATGGCCGCGGTGCAGGATGTCGAAACAGCCGTTGGTGAAACCGACCTTCAGGCCCTGACGTCGCCAAGCCTCGACCTCGACCGCCAACTCTTCGAGCGGCGTCACCTTGGATACCGCAGCGGTGGCGTGCTGGCTCAGCTCGGCTTCGATCAGATCGGCGGGTGTGACGACAGCCGTCCCGGCCTTCCCGACAACCACGCCCGAGGCCAGGATGGCGAACTCGACCGCCATCTCAAGCGATGCGCCGGCCCCCAGCGCCAATCCGATGGCGGCCAGGCCTGTATCGCCGGCGCCAGACACGTCGAAGACCTCGCGCGCCCGGCCAGGGAAGTGCTTCACGGGTTCACCGCGCCGCGCCAGGCTCATGCCCTTGCCCGCACGGGTGACGATGATCGCCTTGGCGGTCGTGGCGGCCAGCAAGGCAGCCAGCGCCGTCTCGACCTCAACGTCCGTACCGACTGGCAGGCCGGTGGCGCCGGCCAGTTCTGAAGCATTGGGCTTGATGACATCGACGGCGCCGTAGCGGGCGAAATCCCTTCCCTTTGGATCGACGACGACCGGTGCACCGGATGTCTGCGCCGCGTTCAGCGCCGAAGCCAGGAGCGCATCGCTGACGACGCCCTTGGCGTAGTCTGAGAGCAAATAGACCGAGGCATCTGTAAATGCGTCCGAATCTTTAAGCGCGCTCGGCGCAGCCTCGTCATCCAACCGCAAGAGCTGTTGGCCGCCCGAAACGAAGCGCGTCTTTACGATAGTAGACGCGCCTGTCGGCCTCGCCACGACGTCCTCGATGTGCGGCTCGGCGGCCATCAGAGCGGTCAGTTCCGCCCCAGCCGTGTCGTCGCCGATCACGGCGCCCAGCCGCGCCACCCCGCCCAACGCCGCGATATTGCGCGCGACGTTGCCGACGCCGCCCGGCATGGCGACGGTGCGGCTGGTGCGAAGCACAGGGATCGGCGCCTCGGGCGAGATGCGGCTGACCTCGCCATAGACGTAGCGATCCAGCATCAGGTCGCCGACGCAGGCGATCTTCAGGCCGCGCACGCGCTCCAACAGGCTTTGCAGGGCGCCCAGGTCCAGGGTGTCAGACATGGGTCCGACCTAGAGGATTCAGGCGGCCTGCGCCACCGGCGCCTTGGCCCCGATCTTGATGGCCAGGTCGTCGAAGGCGATCAGTTCGGCGGCCAGGGCCTCAAACTGGCTCAGCGGCACCATGTTCGGGCCGTCCGACGGCGCATTATCCGGATCCTGGTGCGTTTCCATGAACACCGCATCGACGCCTACGGCCACCGCCGCGCGCCCCAGCACCGGCACGAACTCGCGCTGACCGCCCGACGACGCGCCCTGCCCGCCCGGTTGCTGAACACTGTGGGTCGCGTCGAACACGACAGGGCAGCCGATCTCTCGCAGCACCGGAAGCGCTCGCATGTCGCTGACCAGAGTGTTGTAGCCAAAGCTGGCGCCGCGTTCGCAGGCCATGACGTTGGGATTGCCGGCGCCGACCACCTTAGCGATGACATTCTTCATGTCCCAAGGGGCCAGGAACTGACCCTTCTTGATGTTGATCGCCTTGCCTGTGGCGGCGGCCGCCAGCAGCAGGTCGGTCTGGCGGCTGAGGAAGGCCGGGATCTGCAGCACATCGACCACCTCGCCGACCGGACCACACTGAACCTCGGAGTGAACGTCTGTCAGGGTCGGCAGACCTGTGACCTCGCGAATCTCGGCGAAGATCGGCATGGCGTCTTTCAGACCGATGCCCCGCGCGGCGCTGGCGCTGGTCCGGTTCGCCTTGTCGAAACTGGTCTTGTAAATGATGCCGACGTTCAACCGCTCGCCGATTTCCTTCAGGGCATGGGCCGTCTCCAGCGCGTGCTGGCGGCTCTCCATCTGGCAAGGACCGGCGATGAAAGCGATTCTTGCGCCGCCGCCGATGACGACAGGCGTCCGAAGACCTTCGGACAACGTAATGACAGCGTTGGGTCGGCTCACGAGGCGGCTCTTTCGACGTTCGGTGTTGTGGAGGCGGCTTTTGCCGCAGCTATTGGGCCATCAGGTGGCGCTCTGAAGGGATGAGCGCAAGTTATCACGGAGTTCGCCCGCGTGGCCACCAAACCTGTCATCCTGTGGTTCCGCCGCGATCTGCGACTGCATGACAATCCTGCCCTGAACCACGCGGCGGAGATGGGGCGACCCATCTTGCCCGTCTATATTCTGGACGAGCATTTCGAGCGGCCGATGGGCGCCGCTTCGCGCTGGTGGCTCGACAAATCGTTGAGGGCGCTGGAAGCGGCGCTTCAGGATCGCGGTTCGCGCCTGATTCTGCGCAAGGGCAATGCTCTGAACCAGCTTCAGGCGCTGATCGGCGAAACCGATGCGGACACTGTCTTCATGAACCGCCTGTTCGAACCCGAGGCGTTCGAGCATGACGCCGAAATCGCCCATGCTCTCAAGGCGGACGGTGTCGAATGCCTTGGTTTCAACGGCGCCCTGCTCTGCCGCCCCGGCGCTGTGCTGAATGGATCAGGCCAGCCGTACAAAGTCTTCACCCCGTTCTTGAGAGCCCTCTTGGCCACGGCCGAGGCGCCGGCTCACACAACGGGACCGCGCCAAATCCAGACGCCCAAAACGGTTCAATCCGACGACCTCGACAGCTGGAAACTACACCCCCGCCGACCGGATTGGTCCAAGGGCTTCGACTGGACGCCAGGAGAAGATGGGGCCTCGCAGGCCTTGTCCAGATTTATATCATCCGGCCTGAAGACCTATGCGAAGGATCGCGACTTTCCCGACCGGCAGGGCGCCAACAGCCGCCTGTCGCCGCATCTTCATTGTGGCGAGATCAGCCCCTGGCGGGCGATTGACCGCGCCCGACAGGCGGCCAAAGACGGCAAGGTGTCAGCGTCGGAGGCCGATAAATTCATTGCCGAGATCGGCTGGCGCGAGTTCTCGGCCCACCTGCTGCACCATTTTCCCTACATCACCGAGCGCGCCTTCCGTCCCGAATATGACGCCATGCCCTGGCGCAAAGATGACGCGAGCCTCAAGGCGTGGCGACAGGGGCGGACCGGATACCCGTTGGTGGACGCCGGTATGCGCCAGCTCTGGACGACAGGGTGGATGCACAATCGGGTGCGAATGGTCGTCTCCTCCTTCCTGATCAAACATTTGCTGATCGATTGGCGTGAAGGCGAAGCCTGGTTCTGGGACACGCTTGTGGATGCCGACCGCGCCAGCAATGTGCAGAACTGGCAATGGGTCGCAGGGTCGGGCGCAGACGCCTCCCCCTTCTTCCGCATCTTCAATCCCATCACGCAGGGCGAAAAGTTCGATCCAGATGGCGGCTATGTGCGTCGGTGGGTGCCGGAACTTCGCCGCCTGCCCGACCGCTGGCTGCAGTCGCCCTGGACCGCACCCACCGAAGTGCTGCGTGACGCCGGAATCGTTCTAGGGCGCGATTACCCCAAGCCGATCGTCGAACACGAGAAGGCGCGCCATCGGGCGCTCGCTGCCCTGAAGACGGTTTCCGGTCGCGGCGACGACCACAGCGACCGTGATTGACCCCCATTATATTCCGCGTTGAAAGTCAAAAGATGAGCGTCGCACACGCCGATATCGAAGCCGTCGCCAGCCGAACACCGCGCGTGTTCGCCATGTTGCTGCGACTTCTGGCCGCCAACTGGACCTTCGGGCGCTTGACGGTGCAACTGCCCAATGGCGAGACCCACGTGCTTCAAGGCAAGCAGCCGGGCCCCAGCGGCATGATGACCGTGCGCGACTATCGGTTCGCACGCCGCGTCCTCGCGGCCGGCGATATCGGATTCGCCGAAGGCTATATCGCGGGCGAGTGGGACAGTCCGCACCTGGCCGGCCTGCTCGAAACCTTGGTGGACAACTACGATCACATCCGGCGTCTGTTCGACGGCAATCTGATCATGTGGGTGGTCAACTGGCTGAGCCACCGCACCAATCGCAACAGCAAGACGGGGTCGAAGAAGAACATCCACGCCCACTACGATCTTGGCAACGCCTTCTATTCCCAGTGGCTGGACGGGACGATGACCTATTCATCGGCCCGCTTCAGCCGCGATGGCGAGGCTCTGGAGACAGCGCAGCGTGAGAAATACGCCGCCTTGGCCCGAATGATGGATCTTCGTGCGGGCATGTCAGTGCTGGAAATCGGCTGCGGCTGGGGCGGCTTCGCCGAGTTCGCGGCGCGAGAGATCGGCGCCAAGGTAACCGGGATTACGATCTCCAAAGAGCAGCACGATTTCGCTCGCCAGCGCATGTTCAACGCGGGTCTGAGCGACCGCGCCGATATTCAGCTGATCGACTACCGCGATGTGCAGGGTCGATTTGATCGGGTGGCGTCCATCGAGATGTTCGAGGCTGTGGGCATGGAGTACTGGCCCGCTTATTTCGGCAAGGTCCACGATGTCCTTCAACCTGGCGGCAGGGCCGGACTGCAGATCATCACGATCAGGGACGACCTGTTCGACGAATACAATGCCCGGACGGATTTCATCCAGAAGTACGTCTTCCCGGGCGGAATGCTGCCCTCCGAAGACCGGCTGGCGCCGGTCGTGTCAAAAGCCGTACTGTCCTGGCAGTCGGTGGAGCGGTTCGGTCTCGACTACGCTGCGACGCTCAAGCTTTGGGATGAGCGTTTCCAGGCGTCCTGGAACGAGATCAGCAAGCTTTCCGGCTTTGACGAACGATTCCGCCGGCTCTGGCGCTTCTATCTGGCCTATTGCGAGGCCGGATTCCGCTCTCGCCGCACCGACGTGATCCAACTGAGTCTGTCTCGACCATGAGCCCGCTGATTTCGACGACAGACCTCGCCGCGCGATTAGGCGCGCCGGACTTGCGGATCGTCGATGGCAGCTGGCACCTGGACCGCCGCGACGCGCGCGCCGACTTTGAACAGACCCATATCCCTGGCGCCGTCTTTTTCGATCTGGACGCCATATCGGATAGAGGCAGCCCCCTGCCCCATATGATGCCGACGCCAGAGGCCTTTGGCGCGGCGGTCGGGGCGCTGGGCCTCTCCGTCGACGACCAGATCGTCGTCTATGATACGGTCGGATTATTCTCGGCGGCGCGCGTCTGGTGGATGCTGAAGACGATGGGCGCGACAAGGGTTCACGTGCTCGACGGCGGCCTGCCGCGCTGGCGTGAAGACGGCCTGCGGACCGTTTCCGGGCCCTCGGGGAGCGAGACCGCAGCGTTTCGTGCCGAGGTCAAGGCCGACGCTGTCGCCTCGCTGGAAGATGTCCGCTCGGCGTTGTCCCACAACGCTCAGGTGGTCGACGCCCGCGGCGCACCGCGTTTCAAGGGCGCGGCGGCCGAACCCCGCGCCGGTGTTCGCAGCGGTCATATGCCCGGCGCGCTCAACCTTCCCTACGACCGACTGCTAAACGACGACGTAACGATGAAGCGTGGGCTCGCCTTGGAACAGGCTTTCGCGGACGCCGGCGTGAATACCAGCCGACCCGTGATCACGACCTGCGGCTCCGGAGTGACGGCGGCCATCCTGACGCTGGGTCTGGCCGAACTCGGTCGTCCGTCGCGGCTTTACGACGGGTCCTGGGCCGAATGGGGCGCCCGGACGGACACCCCGGTCGCGACCGGATAGATTAACTTGTGGTTCCGTGCTTCAGGCCGCGGCGAGCTGCACCCGGCAAACCTTCAGGCGCAGTCGGATCGGACGGCTCAGCGGTGTCATCGGTTTCACCCCGTGACACGACGGTCGCCAGAACCAGATCGCCCGTGACGTTCAGCGTCGTGCGGCACATGTCCAGGAAGCGGTCGACGCCCAGGATCAGGCCGATGCCCTCCGGCGGCACCTTCACCATCACCAGGATCATCGCCACGACCGGCAGCGAACCGGCCGGCACGCCTGCCGTGCCGATGCCGCCAAGGATGCAAACCAGCATGACCACGACCTGCTGCGTGATCGTCAGGTCGATGCCGAAGAACTGAGCGAGGAACAGCACGGTGACCCCCTCAAACAGGGCCGTGCCGTTCTGGTTGGCGGTGGCGCCGACCGTCAGGACGAAACGCGCGATCTTGCGCGGCAGGTGCAATTGCTCCTCGGCCGCCTTCAGCGACACCGGCAGAGACGCGTTGGACGAGGCGGTCGAGAAGGCCACCACCATCGGCTCACGCACGCCCTTGAAGAAGGCGATTGGCGAGCGGCCGGCCGCCAGCCAGATCACGAGCGGATAGACCACGAACATATGGATCGCCATGGCGCCCACAGCGACGCCGACGAATGCCGCCAAACGCACCAACAGGTCCCAACCGAACAGCGCCGCCAGGTTGAACATCAGACAGGCGATGGCCAGCGGCGCCAGTTTGATGAACAGATTGATCAAGGTCATGGAGACCTCGAAGATCCCCTGAATCACTTCCTGCAGACGGTCCGTCGCCGGGCTCTTGGCCATGACCAGACCGATGCCGAAGAACAGGGCGAAGATCATCAGCGGCAGGATCGCATTCTCCGCCGCTGCGGTGACCGCGTTCGACGGCACCAGATCCAGGAAGAAGTCGCCCAGCTGGATCGAGCTGTCGCGCCCGGTCTGAACGATGCTGGCGGCGCCGTCCTTGCCCTGCTCCAACAGTTGCTGAGCCACCGCCGGATCGACGCCTCGCCCGGGTTGGAAGACGTTGACCATCACCAGACCGATGACCACCGCGATGCTGGACACCACAACCGTCAAAAGCAGCGTCTTGATCCCCGCCCGTCCCAGCGAGCTGAGATCGCCCATCTCCGCCACCCCGACGACCAGAGCCGAGAACAGCAGCGGGATCACCATCATGAACAGCAGGCGCAGGAAGATCTGACCGATCGGCCCGGTCACGTTGTCCGTGAGCCAGACCACCCAGGCCGCATCGGCCCCGACCGCCAGATTGACCAGCAATCCCCCGATCAGACCGACCGCGAAACCGATCAACATCAGCCAGTGCAGCGCAAGGCCGCCGCGTTTCGTCTCGGTCATCTGTCCCCCAGGAAGCGATGCAAGCGTCGGCGCTTATCGGATCGGCAGGCCATAGATCAAGCCGGCCGGGCGCGCGTTCCATTGTGCGTTTAAACCGCGCGCCAGGTCGAGCGCCGATTGCGATCCCAGATTTCGCTCGAAAATCTCGCCATAGTTCCCGACGGCTTCGATCGCGTCCTTGGCCCAATCGTCGGACAGTCCCAGCATGGGACCGAACTCGCCCTCGACGCCCAGCAAACGCCGGACACGCGGGTCGGTCGCGGTCTTAAACTGATCTTCGGCATTGGCCTTGGTGACGCCGAGTTCTTCGGCCAGCATCAGGGCGTTCAGGGTCCAGCGCACGGTCGAGGCCCAGCGTTCGTCGCCTGCCTTGACCACTGGGCCCAGCGGCTCCTTGGACGCGACATCGGACAGGATCACATGTTCGTTGGGATTGGTCAGCACAGTCCGCGCCGCAGCTAGCGCAGAGATGTCGGCGCTGAAGGCGTCGCAATCTTCACGGCCATAGGCGTCGCGCGCCGCTTCCTCGGTCTCGAACACGACGGGCCGATATTCGATGCCGCGGGACCGGAAATAGTCGGCGGCGTTCGCCTGGGACGTCGAGCCCGACTGAACGCAAACCCGCGCGCCGGTCAGTTCAGTCGCGCTGTTCAGGTTCAGCGAACGCCGGACCAGGAAGCCCTGACCGTCATAGTAGTTGATCCCGGCGAACACGAACCCTTCGCCCGCGTCGCGGCTCATGGTCCAAGACGAGTTGCGCCAAAGCACATCGATCCGTCCGTCGTTCAGTGCCGTGAAGCGATCTGACGCCGACAGAGGCACGAACCGCACCGCATCGGCATCGCCCAGCACCGCCGCCGCCGTCGCGCGACAGAAGTCCACGTCGAAGCCGCGCCACTGACCGCGATTGTCGGTGTAAGCGAAGCCGACCAACCCCTGATGCACGCCGCAGTTCAGGCGA
This genomic interval carries:
- a CDS encoding amino acid ABC transporter substrate-binding protein, which gives rise to MRCWTIGAVAVVLMTTACGRKDAGPAPEASPATPAQTSSTAVAKSPTLAAIKRRGRLNCGVHQGLVGFAYTDNRGQWRGFDVDFCRATAAAVLGDADAVRFVPLSASDRFTALNDGRIDVLWRNSSWTMSRDAGEGFVFAGINYYDGQGFLVRRSLNLNSATELTGARVCVQSGSTSQANAADYFRSRGIEYRPVVFETEEAARDAYGREDCDAFSADISALAAARTVLTNPNEHVILSDVASKEPLGPVVKAGDERWASTVRWTLNALMLAEELGVTKANAEDQFKTATDPRVRRLLGVEGEFGPMLGLSDDWAKDAIEAVGNYGEIFERNLGSQSALDLARGLNAQWNARPAGLIYGLPIR
- a CDS encoding dicarboxylate/amino acid:cation symporter, which translates into the protein MTETKRGGLALHWLMLIGFAVGLIGGLLVNLAVGADAAWVVWLTDNVTGPIGQIFLRLLFMMVIPLLFSALVVGVAEMGDLSSLGRAGIKTLLLTVVVSSIAVVIGLVMVNVFQPGRGVDPAVAQQLLEQGKDGAASIVQTGRDSSIQLGDFFLDLVPSNAVTAAAENAILPLMIFALFFGIGLVMAKSPATDRLQEVIQGIFEVSMTLINLFIKLAPLAIACLMFNLAALFGWDLLVRLAAFVGVAVGAMAIHMFVVYPLVIWLAAGRSPIAFFKGVREPMVVAFSTASSNASLPVSLKAAEEQLHLPRKIARFVLTVGATANQNGTALFEGVTVLFLAQFFGIDLTITQQVVVMLVCILGGIGTAGVPAGSLPVVAMILVMVKVPPEGIGLILGVDRFLDMCRTTLNVTGDLVLATVVSRGETDDTAEPSDPTAPEGLPGAARRGLKHGTTS